One region of Pseudoalteromonas galatheae genomic DNA includes:
- a CDS encoding TetR/AcrR family transcriptional regulator, producing MNTKEKIIRTSIALFNLHGERAITTNHIASSLGISPGNLYYHFKNKEDIIRQIFALYSEHLNTHFKPLEQHNEPLEQLTQYLDSLFDLMWRYHFFYDNLTDILARDDELKKNYIAFQSRLLEQVKAVVIGLRDTGVITIDDDDAKELAHMLKMTVSFWTPYVKARRMTGVLEQQDIYNGIVKVLMIFKPYATPMSAPKMAQLQQHYQALAEASLPSIA from the coding sequence ATGAATACCAAGGAAAAAATAATACGTACCAGCATCGCGTTATTTAATTTGCATGGAGAGCGCGCGATTACGACAAACCATATAGCGTCCAGTTTGGGGATTAGCCCTGGCAATTTGTACTATCATTTTAAAAATAAAGAAGACATCATTCGGCAAATATTCGCGCTTTATAGTGAGCATTTAAATACACACTTTAAGCCACTGGAGCAGCATAACGAACCGCTTGAGCAGCTAACTCAATATTTAGACTCCTTGTTCGACCTGATGTGGCGTTATCACTTTTTCTACGACAACCTGACAGACATCTTGGCTCGTGATGATGAATTGAAGAAAAACTACATTGCTTTTCAGTCACGCTTACTCGAGCAAGTAAAAGCTGTAGTAATTGGCCTAAGAGATACGGGCGTGATCACCATAGATGATGACGATGCAAAGGAGCTCGCCCATATGTTGAAGATGACCGTTAGCTTTTGGACTCCCTATGTTAAAGCCAGAAGAATGACGGGCGTACTTGAGCAGCAGGATATATACAATGGCATTGTTAAAGTACTGATGATTTTTAAACCTTACGCGACGCCTATGAGCGCACCAAAGATGGCACAACTTCAGCAGCATTATCAAGCACTAGCAGAGGCGAGCTTACCGAGTATTGCTTAG
- the coaD gene encoding pantetheine-phosphate adenylyltransferase: protein MKVIALYPGTFDPLTNGHEDLIKRAAKMFDTVILAIAHNPNKQPCFSLEQRVALAEEILKSHKNVKVIGFSGLLVDLAKEQKANVLIRGIRAVSDFDYEFQLANMNRRLHPDLESVFLTPSEKNSFISSTLVKEVALHKGNVSEFVHPLVAQALEEKLHG from the coding sequence ATGAAAGTCATCGCCCTCTACCCTGGCACATTTGATCCCCTTACTAATGGACATGAAGACTTAATCAAACGTGCAGCAAAAATGTTTGATACCGTGATCTTGGCAATTGCCCACAACCCAAATAAACAGCCTTGTTTCTCACTAGAGCAACGTGTTGCTTTGGCTGAAGAAATTTTAAAGTCACATAAAAATGTAAAGGTGATTGGGTTTTCAGGATTGTTAGTTGATTTAGCGAAAGAGCAAAAAGCCAACGTGCTGATCCGCGGCATTCGAGCTGTGTCTGATTTTGACTATGAGTTCCAGCTGGCCAATATGAATCGCCGTTTACATCCCGATTTGGAAAGCGTATTTTTAACGCCATCTGAAAAGAATTCATTTATCTCATCAACTTTAGTAAAAGAAGTTGCACTTCATAAAGGTAATGTCAGTGAATTTGTTCACCCACTGGTTGCCCAAGCTTTAGAGGAAAAACTACACGGATGA
- a CDS encoding capsule assembly Wzi family protein, with amino-acid sequence MKKCLLSLAVLVGTYAHASPWIEVSQSELKHSIDLLVAEGVINRPVNQYPLLWSGIVNDLAAIDDRNLSETASFALAHLRHALKQAKRERYSSVKAHFNGAEERSTGFGDRQNERSGLRTYGVITGSAVSAKVAVNYADESQDGKYVNHHGSHLAVLFGNWSLSAERLSYWWGPSNENALMLSNNAAPMKAIRLSRANNNYIGPSFFSFVGPWQVTAIMAKQRPNIANKKDGDFWGFRAAAFPIQGLELGFSTTSSDFVYQQQNLESEKQTQRLTSVDFKYSTRIANQPLALYGEFAGNNDSGALPSNPMYTLGIESYWGGKDYRLKSFIEYSDTSIDCKDELKLALCPRDNTVDSANYSERDLWLGASSGLDAKNLTFALDYFSTGGVGAFAKLKRVEFDTLDVERNQLELGYQQGVFGALAKIGVKAWQDKSQEEDESHAALTLSVEYQF; translated from the coding sequence ATGAAAAAGTGCCTATTATCCCTAGCCGTATTGGTTGGTACTTATGCGCATGCATCACCTTGGATAGAGGTGTCGCAAAGTGAGCTTAAGCACAGCATAGATTTACTGGTTGCAGAAGGTGTGATAAATCGCCCAGTTAATCAGTATCCCCTGTTGTGGAGCGGTATTGTTAATGACCTTGCCGCTATTGATGACAGAAACCTCTCTGAAACCGCAAGTTTTGCATTGGCACATTTACGCCATGCGCTAAAACAAGCAAAAAGAGAAAGATATAGTAGCGTAAAAGCACATTTTAATGGTGCTGAAGAGCGCTCCACAGGCTTTGGTGATCGTCAAAATGAACGTTCAGGCCTGCGTACTTATGGCGTTATTACAGGTAGTGCTGTTAGCGCTAAAGTTGCAGTTAACTACGCAGATGAAAGCCAAGATGGAAAATACGTTAATCACCACGGCAGTCACCTTGCAGTGTTGTTTGGTAATTGGTCTCTCAGCGCTGAGCGACTGAGTTACTGGTGGGGACCGAGCAACGAAAATGCGCTGATGCTTTCAAACAACGCAGCCCCCATGAAGGCGATTCGTTTAAGTCGTGCCAATAACAACTATATTGGACCGAGCTTTTTCTCTTTCGTTGGTCCTTGGCAAGTAACAGCCATTATGGCAAAGCAACGCCCGAATATAGCCAATAAAAAGGATGGCGATTTTTGGGGGTTTAGAGCGGCCGCTTTTCCGATTCAAGGTTTAGAACTTGGCTTTAGTACAACATCCAGTGACTTTGTTTATCAACAACAAAATCTTGAAAGCGAAAAGCAAACGCAACGCCTCACCAGCGTTGACTTCAAATACTCCACTCGGATAGCTAATCAACCGCTCGCTTTATACGGTGAGTTTGCAGGTAATAATGACAGTGGTGCATTACCAAGCAATCCGATGTACACCCTAGGTATTGAAAGCTACTGGGGTGGTAAAGACTATCGTCTCAAGAGCTTTATTGAATATTCAGATACAAGCATTGATTGTAAAGACGAGCTAAAGCTCGCGCTTTGCCCAAGAGACAATACAGTGGATTCAGCGAACTACAGCGAGCGCGATCTCTGGCTTGGAGCAAGCTCGGGGTTGGACGCTAAAAACCTCACTTTCGCGTTAGATTACTTCAGCACAGGTGGCGTTGGTGCTTTTGCCAAACTGAAACGAGTTGAATTTGACACATTAGACGTTGAACGAAACCAGCTCGAGCTTGGTTACCAACAAGGTGTATTTGGCGCGCTTGCTAAAATTGGCGTAAAAGCATGGCAAGATAAGTCTCAGGAAGAAGACGAAAGCCACGCAGCACTCACGTTGAGCGTGGAATATCAATTTTAA
- the argH gene encoding argininosuccinate lyase — protein sequence MALWGGRFSSGPDEAFKQFNDSLPFDYQLAEQDIVGSIAWAGALKQVDVLTESEHQQIISALKQLLEEVIADPRSVATAGHEDIHSYVEAKLIDKVGDLGKKLHTGRSRNDQVATDFRLWSRKTAQQLLVALGSLKQALVTLAEQELGTILPGYTHLQRAQPVLFSHWCMAYVEMIERDESRLNDALERLNVCPLGSGALAGTAYPIDREALAVNLGFREASRNSLDAVSDRDFVVELLSCASISMMHLSRFAEDLIFYNSGESGFIDLADSVTSGSSLMPQKKNPDALELIRGKTGRVFGAFSGMMMTLKALPLAYNKDMQEDKEGLFDAMPTWLACIHMAEACVKGIKVNSDKTLAAAKGGHANATELADYLVAKGIPFREGHHIVGELVQLAISKGQNLEDLSLEEFQQVSAVIAEDVYPVLEIDACIAARKALGGTSLPQVTNAIKTAKKKQKILVRDANLDDVEAIAGLIQYWAKVGENLPRAKSDMIHSINEFAVTEVDGKVTGCASLYIYDTGLAEIRSLGVNPESEIKGQGQLLVEHLLVKAKKLALNRIIVLTRVPGFFTKQGFNNCTKDSLPEKVMKDCELCLRKDNCDEIAMDFIIKQTSSLSIPCKFVA from the coding sequence ATGGCATTATGGGGCGGCCGTTTTTCATCAGGTCCTGATGAGGCATTTAAGCAATTTAATGATTCTCTGCCATTTGATTATCAATTGGCAGAGCAAGATATTGTTGGCTCTATCGCTTGGGCGGGTGCGCTAAAGCAAGTAGATGTATTAACTGAAAGCGAACATCAGCAGATCATTTCAGCGCTGAAACAGCTTTTAGAAGAAGTGATTGCAGATCCGCGTAGTGTAGCAACCGCGGGACATGAGGATATTCATTCTTATGTTGAAGCTAAACTTATCGACAAAGTGGGTGATTTAGGTAAAAAGCTGCACACAGGTCGAAGTCGTAACGACCAAGTAGCCACAGACTTTAGACTGTGGAGCCGGAAAACGGCGCAACAACTGCTTGTGGCACTGGGTTCACTAAAGCAAGCTTTGGTTACACTTGCAGAGCAGGAGCTTGGTACTATTTTGCCAGGCTATACCCATTTACAGCGTGCTCAGCCAGTACTCTTTAGTCATTGGTGTATGGCTTACGTTGAGATGATTGAGCGTGATGAATCGCGTTTAAATGATGCGCTTGAAAGGTTAAATGTGTGTCCACTTGGCTCTGGTGCACTGGCGGGGACTGCTTATCCTATCGACCGTGAAGCGTTGGCTGTCAATCTTGGCTTTAGAGAAGCCTCTCGTAATAGTTTAGATGCGGTCTCTGATCGTGACTTTGTGGTTGAGCTACTCAGTTGTGCGTCTATTTCTATGATGCATTTATCTCGCTTTGCTGAAGATTTGATCTTTTACAATTCTGGTGAGTCTGGCTTTATTGATCTGGCTGATAGCGTGACGTCCGGCTCATCCTTGATGCCACAGAAAAAAAATCCTGATGCCTTAGAGCTTATCCGCGGCAAAACAGGCCGAGTTTTTGGCGCCTTTAGCGGCATGATGATGACGCTTAAAGCTTTGCCTTTGGCCTATAACAAAGACATGCAGGAAGACAAAGAAGGCCTATTTGATGCCATGCCAACTTGGCTTGCATGTATTCATATGGCTGAAGCATGTGTTAAAGGAATTAAGGTTAATAGTGATAAAACGTTAGCGGCTGCAAAAGGTGGTCACGCCAATGCGACAGAGCTTGCGGATTATCTCGTTGCTAAGGGAATTCCGTTTCGGGAAGGCCACCACATCGTCGGTGAATTAGTGCAGTTGGCTATTAGTAAGGGGCAAAACCTCGAGGATCTGAGTTTAGAAGAATTCCAGCAAGTCAGCGCTGTAATTGCAGAAGATGTTTACCCTGTACTCGAAATTGATGCTTGTATTGCCGCTCGTAAAGCATTAGGCGGCACCTCATTGCCACAAGTAACCAATGCCATTAAAACAGCAAAAAAAAAGCAAAAAATTCTAGTACGTGATGCCAATTTAGACGATGTTGAAGCCATTGCTGGACTGATCCAATATTGGGCCAAAGTAGGTGAGAACCTACCGCGAGCGAAGAGTGACATGATCCATAGTATCAATGAGTTTGCGGTGACTGAGGTCGATGGCAAAGTGACCGGGTGTGCATCTTTGTATATTTACGACACTGGGCTTGCTGAAATTCGCTCTTTGGGTGTAAATCCCGAGAGCGAAATAAAGGGACAAGGGCAACTTTTAGTCGAGCATTTGCTGGTGAAAGCCAAAAAATTGGCACTCAATCGTATTATTGTGCTAACTAGAGTGCCGGGCTTCTTTACGAAACAAGGTTTTAACAACTGTACCAAGGATAGCTTGCCTGAAAAAGTGATGAAAGACTGTGAGTTGTGCTTGCGCAAGGATAACTGTGATGAAATTGCGATGGATTTCATTATAAAACAAACGTCTAGCTTAAGTATTCCGTGTAAATTTGTGGCTTAA
- a CDS encoding argininosuccinate synthase codes for MSKIKKVVLAYSGGLDTSAIVPWLKENYGCEVVAFVADVGQGEEELVGVEEKAIASGASECHIVDLKEEMVSDYIYPTLKTGAIYEGTYLLGTSMARPIIAKAQVEIARKVGADALSHGCTGKGNDQVRFESCFSALAPDLKVIAPWREWSLSSRESLLDYLAERNIPCAASATKIYSRDANAWHISHEGGELEDPWNEPSDQVWTMTNSPEAAPDQPEYVSVLIEKGEITGVNGERYSPYQCLVKLNEIAAQHGVGRVDIVENRLVGMKSRGCYETPGGTVMMAALQAIDELILDKSCRKWKTALSEEFAQLVYDGRWFTPLKDSILAAAESFAQQATGEVVLKLYKGHVHAVQKQSINSLYSEDFATFGEDDVYDQSHAEGFIRLFSLSSRIAALNKQKQS; via the coding sequence ATGAGCAAGATTAAAAAAGTGGTACTGGCTTACTCTGGTGGATTAGATACATCAGCGATTGTACCATGGTTAAAAGAGAACTATGGCTGCGAAGTTGTCGCCTTTGTTGCCGATGTAGGTCAAGGTGAAGAAGAACTGGTTGGGGTTGAAGAAAAGGCAATCGCATCAGGTGCCTCTGAGTGCCATATCGTCGACTTAAAAGAAGAAATGGTTAGCGACTACATTTATCCAACCCTTAAAACAGGCGCTATCTATGAAGGAACATATTTACTGGGCACTTCAATGGCGCGTCCTATTATCGCCAAAGCACAAGTTGAAATCGCTCGTAAAGTTGGCGCGGATGCACTTTCTCATGGTTGTACAGGCAAGGGAAATGATCAGGTGCGTTTTGAATCTTGCTTCTCAGCGCTTGCGCCTGATCTTAAAGTGATCGCACCATGGCGTGAATGGTCACTATCAAGTCGTGAATCGCTGCTTGACTATTTGGCCGAGCGTAATATCCCTTGTGCAGCCTCTGCCACCAAAATTTATAGCCGTGATGCCAATGCTTGGCATATTTCTCACGAAGGTGGAGAATTAGAAGATCCATGGAATGAGCCAAGCGATCAGGTTTGGACCATGACTAATTCTCCAGAAGCCGCACCGGATCAGCCTGAATATGTATCTGTATTAATCGAAAAGGGTGAAATCACAGGTGTTAACGGTGAGCGTTACAGTCCTTATCAGTGTCTAGTTAAGTTAAACGAGATTGCAGCGCAGCACGGTGTTGGTCGTGTCGATATCGTGGAAAACCGCCTAGTCGGCATGAAATCTCGTGGCTGTTATGAAACGCCAGGTGGCACTGTGATGATGGCTGCATTACAAGCGATTGATGAGCTGATCTTAGACAAATCTTGTCGTAAATGGAAAACCGCGCTTAGTGAAGAGTTTGCACAGTTAGTTTATGACGGTCGCTGGTTTACTCCGCTGAAGGATTCAATTCTAGCTGCCGCAGAGTCTTTCGCACAGCAGGCAACTGGCGAGGTGGTACTTAAGCTTTATAAGGGCCATGTGCATGCAGTGCAAAAGCAATCAATCAATAGCTTATACAGCGAAGATTTTGCCACATTTGGTGAAGATGACGTATATGACCAATCTCATGCGGAGGGATTCATTCGTCTATTCTCACTATCTAGCCGGATAGCGGCGTTAAACAAGCAAAAGCAATCTTAA
- a CDS encoding ornithine carbamoyltransferase — MTKHFLTGLELDQTKVLNLLKLAKNIKNQPQEYNQALAGKSIVTLFEKPSLRTRLSFDIGIHRLGGHAVYLDQQNGAMGARESVKDFALNISTWADGLVARVNHHSTLETLAEFSSVPVVNSLCDLYHPCQALADFLTLFETYDDVSQIKIAYLGEGNNVTHSLMLLAATLGTDFVAVCPKGHSPDAQIVKQAEQIAAVNGASVLVSDRVEAAAGANVLYADTWVSMGNKTPIEQVKDTFMPYQINQQLVEACGAQTILHCQPAHREFEITSEVMDGPKSKIIQQAENRMHAQNALLVSLLNKDYV; from the coding sequence ATGACTAAGCATTTTTTAACTGGTTTGGAATTAGACCAAACTAAAGTTTTGAACTTATTAAAGCTTGCAAAAAATATTAAAAATCAACCGCAAGAATATAACCAAGCCTTAGCTGGCAAGTCGATAGTCACGCTATTTGAAAAGCCGAGCTTAAGAACAAGGCTGTCGTTTGATATCGGTATCCATAGATTAGGCGGCCATGCTGTGTATTTAGATCAGCAAAATGGCGCAATGGGGGCGCGTGAATCTGTCAAAGATTTTGCGCTTAATATTTCTACTTGGGCCGATGGCCTTGTGGCTCGCGTAAATCACCATAGTACGCTTGAAACGCTCGCTGAGTTTTCGTCGGTGCCTGTTGTGAATAGTCTATGTGATTTATATCACCCTTGCCAAGCGTTGGCTGATTTTCTCACTTTATTTGAAACCTATGACGATGTCAGTCAGATCAAAATCGCTTATCTCGGTGAAGGCAACAACGTAACACATTCATTAATGTTGCTTGCGGCTACACTAGGCACTGATTTTGTGGCGGTTTGCCCTAAAGGCCACTCTCCAGATGCACAAATTGTTAAGCAAGCTGAGCAAATTGCTGCGGTAAATGGTGCCTCGGTTCTGGTCAGCGATCGGGTAGAGGCGGCGGCTGGCGCTAATGTGCTCTACGCTGATACTTGGGTTTCGATGGGGAATAAAACGCCAATTGAGCAGGTGAAAGACACCTTTATGCCATATCAAATCAACCAACAATTGGTTGAAGCGTGTGGCGCACAAACCATTTTGCACTGCCAGCCAGCACATCGTGAGTTTGAAATTACTTCCGAAGTGATGGATGGGCCAAAGTCAAAAATTATTCAACAAGCTGAAAACCGCATGCATGCCCAAAACGCATTGCTGGTATCGCTGTTAAACAAAGATTACGTTTGA
- the argB gene encoding acetylglutamate kinase, whose translation MSKQTWVIKLGGAVLNQEGAAQALFSAIKQIQQDAPHKQFVIVHGGGALVDKWLSDAGFATAKHQGLRISPQEQMPYIVGALAGCANKQLMADAITAMLKPVGLCLYDAGFSTTQKLKALGRVGSCEASEGGMLEAVLEFDRLPVVSSVGIGADGHLYNVNADEAAAAIASKLGAELIFMTDVEAVLDGDKQPLNQLNAEQISTLIAQKVIVGGMEVKVKTSLHAAQHLRRGVYISSWQKPENLIALLNGEHVGTQILP comes from the coding sequence ATGAGTAAGCAAACTTGGGTGATTAAACTAGGTGGTGCGGTGTTGAATCAAGAGGGGGCAGCACAAGCATTGTTTTCAGCTATCAAGCAAATTCAACAGGATGCACCACACAAGCAGTTTGTGATTGTTCATGGTGGTGGGGCGCTAGTTGATAAGTGGTTGAGTGATGCCGGTTTTGCTACTGCAAAACATCAAGGACTGCGGATCAGTCCGCAAGAGCAAATGCCGTATATTGTTGGTGCACTTGCAGGCTGTGCCAACAAGCAACTGATGGCGGACGCCATTACCGCCATGCTCAAGCCCGTTGGACTGTGTTTGTATGATGCAGGGTTTAGCACAACTCAAAAGCTTAAAGCGCTTGGTCGCGTAGGTAGCTGTGAAGCAAGCGAAGGCGGTATGCTTGAAGCGGTGTTGGAGTTTGACAGATTGCCTGTTGTCAGTTCAGTTGGTATTGGCGCTGACGGCCATTTATACAACGTGAATGCGGATGAAGCAGCGGCTGCTATCGCCAGTAAACTTGGTGCAGAACTTATTTTTATGACTGATGTTGAGGCGGTACTTGATGGCGATAAACAGCCATTAAATCAACTTAACGCGGAACAGATCTCAACGTTAATCGCGCAAAAGGTCATTGTGGGCGGGATGGAGGTCAAAGTTAAGACCAGTCTTCACGCTGCCCAACACTTACGACGAGGGGTGTACATCTCTAGCTGGCAAAAGCCAGAAAATTTAATTGCGTTGCTCAATGGTGAGCACGTAGGTACACAAATTCTGCCGTAG
- the argC gene encoding N-acetyl-gamma-glutamyl-phosphate reductase, whose protein sequence is MKVSIIGASGYSGAELAKLVAKHPAFTLAHCFVSEQSLDKHKFISDLYPEYSGLLDIELQPLNEQAFSLIEQSSDYVCLCTDHKVSVELAPVFLQMGKRVFDLSGGYRLSSNEDYETYYGFSHPHQDWLAQAQYGLAEWYGDAIKTAKLVAVAGCYPTAALNALKPLQQADLITEQPVIINAVSGVTGAGRKANVATLFCEVSLAPYGLFTHRHSPEIEKYLEHPVLFTPHLGNFKRGILETIYVTLKENVTPNQVDAAYQVLADEPLIRLKGSQLPSIKAVENQPFVDIGWQQKGNQLIVVVAIDNLLKGAAGQALQCMNLAAGLEHYQGLGVVA, encoded by the coding sequence TTGAAAGTATCTATAATCGGAGCGAGCGGCTACAGTGGCGCTGAGCTTGCTAAGCTGGTTGCCAAGCATCCTGCCTTCACACTTGCGCATTGCTTTGTATCTGAGCAAAGCTTAGACAAACACAAATTCATCAGCGATTTATATCCAGAATATTCGGGCTTGCTAGATATTGAGCTGCAACCCTTAAATGAGCAAGCTTTTTCGTTGATAGAGCAATCATCGGACTATGTGTGTTTATGCACGGATCACAAAGTTAGCGTAGAACTTGCACCGGTATTTTTACAGATGGGCAAACGGGTTTTTGACCTATCTGGAGGTTACCGTTTATCTAGCAATGAAGACTACGAAACTTACTACGGTTTTTCTCACCCACATCAAGACTGGTTAGCGCAAGCGCAATACGGGTTAGCTGAATGGTATGGCGATGCTATTAAAACGGCAAAGTTAGTGGCGGTCGCGGGCTGCTATCCGACTGCGGCACTCAATGCACTCAAGCCATTACAACAAGCTGATTTGATAACAGAGCAACCAGTTATCATCAATGCTGTTTCTGGCGTGACTGGCGCGGGTAGAAAAGCGAATGTCGCCACACTCTTTTGCGAAGTATCTCTTGCACCATACGGTTTGTTTACGCACAGACATAGTCCAGAAATAGAAAAATATCTTGAACACCCGGTGTTGTTTACACCGCATTTAGGGAACTTTAAACGTGGTATCTTAGAAACAATCTACGTCACCCTGAAAGAAAATGTCACGCCAAATCAAGTCGATGCTGCTTATCAGGTGCTTGCCGATGAGCCGTTGATCAGATTAAAGGGGAGTCAACTCCCATCAATTAAAGCCGTTGAAAATCAGCCTTTTGTTGATATTGGCTGGCAGCAAAAGGGCAATCAACTGATCGTGGTTGTCGCGATTGATAACTTGCTTAAAGGGGCAGCAGGCCAAGCATTACAGTGTATGAACTTGGCGGCGGGACTTGAGCATTATCAAGGTTTAGGAGTAGTAGCATGA
- the argE gene encoding acetylornithine deacetylase yields MKLPAFMEMYQQLIAAPSISALEESLNMSNQNVIQLLAQWCETLGFTVEVTELEHAKGKYNLIARRGSGDGGLMLAGHTDTVPFDDSRWQFDPFKLSAQDNKLYGLGSIDMKGFFAFVLNAISELDELQQNAPIMILATADEETTMAGAQEIAKHPSLKPARCIIGEPTDMVPVFTHKGHMTTAIRIVGRSGHSSDPERGLNAIEIMHQVIANLLKLREELKNKYSTPHFAIPYPTLNLGHIHGGDNANRICGCCELHIDMRPLPGLSIKELQAMLTAAVAPINTHYPNSVSVIDMHEPIPAFTGSTDSALVKMAERLSGQQAIAVNYCTEAPFLQQLGCETIVMGPGSINQAHQPNEFLAMEKIQPSQDIIKQLIRESCFS; encoded by the coding sequence ATGAAATTGCCCGCTTTTATGGAAATGTATCAGCAACTGATCGCCGCGCCATCTATCAGTGCATTAGAAGAAAGTCTCAACATGAGTAATCAGAATGTGATCCAGCTACTCGCACAGTGGTGCGAAACGTTAGGGTTTACCGTCGAAGTAACAGAGCTTGAACATGCAAAAGGAAAATATAATCTAATTGCAAGACGAGGCAGTGGCGATGGTGGGTTAATGCTGGCTGGCCACACGGATACCGTTCCCTTCGACGATAGCCGCTGGCAATTCGATCCTTTTAAATTAAGCGCGCAAGATAATAAATTATATGGTCTTGGAAGCATTGATATGAAAGGTTTTTTTGCTTTCGTATTGAATGCAATCTCAGAGCTTGATGAATTACAGCAAAATGCTCCTATCATGATTTTAGCCACCGCCGATGAAGAAACCACCATGGCTGGTGCTCAGGAAATTGCGAAACATCCAAGCTTGAAACCGGCGCGCTGTATTATTGGTGAACCCACTGATATGGTGCCGGTATTTACCCACAAAGGGCATATGACGACCGCCATCCGTATCGTTGGTCGTTCAGGCCATAGCTCAGATCCAGAGCGCGGCTTAAATGCCATTGAAATCATGCACCAGGTGATTGCAAATTTATTAAAGTTAAGAGAAGAATTAAAGAATAAATATTCAACTCCACATTTTGCTATTCCTTACCCAACTTTAAACCTCGGACACATTCATGGCGGCGACAATGCCAACCGTATTTGTGGCTGTTGTGAACTACATATTGATATGCGTCCTTTGCCTGGCCTGAGTATCAAGGAACTACAAGCCATGCTTACGGCAGCGGTGGCCCCCATCAATACACATTATCCAAATAGTGTCTCGGTTATAGATATGCACGAGCCCATTCCGGCTTTTACCGGCTCAACGGATTCTGCTTTAGTGAAAATGGCTGAGCGCCTGTCAGGACAACAAGCAATTGCGGTAAACTATTGCACCGAAGCTCCATTTCTACAGCAGCTAGGCTGCGAAACTATCGTTATGGGACCAGGTTCAATTAATCAAGCACACCAACCCAACGAGTTTTTAGCAATGGAAAAAATCCAGCCAAGTCAGGATATAATTAAGCAGCTAATAAGAGAAAGTTGCTTTAGTTAA